One stretch of Chitinophaga pendula DNA includes these proteins:
- a CDS encoding DUF6443 domain-containing protein, whose translation MKWILSILFSFPYIISWAQQPTGENQPNAIPQLLPVPYTNMNVINFTRIWEPSVSIIDTLAVVGNNNVRQVKQSSQYFDGLGRLLQTVSKGMGTGEKDIVAPVVYDAFGREQFKYLPYVSPGSDGKFKTNPFAEQSQFMSGYYPGESVYYGETEFEASPLNRVMKSYAPGNSWARTGGNRPTGTEYLVNTAADAVTIWDMPINGTLPSRVGAYPAGELYKNVVKDERGKSIVEFKDKQDRVILKKVQLADNVADGHTGWLCTYYVYDDLNNLRIVLPPKAVESLISNNWTFAAGVAEELCFQYKYDGRRRMIEKRVPGVTAPTELVYDVRDRLVFSRDGNLAAAGKWMVTFYDGLNRPTMTAFYASTDARDALQTGMNAAVSNTTTVTYDFPVPGVLTASEHDGRPKYQASQSIDFTTGFDTNSMDTEGEIVPGGKSGTTILTVTNPLPTLDANKVDPLTYTFYDNYDYTGAHALRAADLSKPQSTDPAREVATAASIMTRGMVTGTKVRVLGTNQWLTATSYYDDKGRVIQAIADNVSGNQDVISTLCAFSGQVLSTYQYHNNAKSVPTTTTRILTVLDYDDAGRLLTVRKQVNDQPLKVLATNEYDAMGQLKTKTLGNNLETLNYAYNIRGWLKGINKNYITANETHFFGTELHYDYGYTASQYNGNIAGATWRSAGDGQRRSYGYGYDAANRLLKADFTEGNGSTWAVGAKNFSMQMGDGVNATSAYDANGNIKSMTQQGLKGTSSAPIDQLTYEYLANSNKLKGVTDAVNDPTSTLGDFKEINGTSTNDYAYDSNGNLTQDGNKGIAAGGITYNHLNLPVQITVAGKGTISYLYDAAGAKLRKTVVDNTGGTPKTTITDYIGGFVYQNDTLQFFWHEEGRVRWVAGGPVFDYFLKDHLGNTRMVLTEQTDFSMYAATMESSNAAKENALFSNIEETRTAKPVGYPSGQDQNEFTAKLNAKSGGKKIGPSLVLKVMAGDTIQLSAQAFYKSQAPSNNKIATPVEDMVADLAAAFSTSTQESSIHGNAQQSGNSPFTSNFYSNDYQRLKERDQDPNQPDKPKAYLNFVLFDEQFNLVEDNSGVKQVKAEPDQLQQLAVDKRVMSKSGYLYVYTSNESQQDVFFDNVMVGRAAGPILEETHYYPFGLTMAGISNKAIGPLENKYQYNGKELQSKEFGDGSGLEWYDYGARTYDLQNGRWGVADPKVEKYEGISPYTYTYNNPIRFIDIKGEDPGDVVVAFGGADIFGKKGKGGAPLIIQQLQQEYLNKKGGNAESFYSKYWNTFHLNAESLDNATQSAYDYVLANYNKDNGKDVEGGKIVLEGYSYGGVLAMHLAARLKKNSVPVSLLITVDAAAGPESNNINRTVSSNVDKNINIYQTNPSIVRSHGDKNKTQEGSQTKVVNIDVTSITNEHGKIDEYALKAVVNRILADLNKKRKVDN comes from the coding sequence ATGAAATGGATACTATCTATTCTGTTTTCGTTTCCTTATATTATTAGTTGGGCACAACAACCGACAGGAGAGAACCAACCAAATGCTATTCCACAGTTATTGCCTGTTCCTTATACAAATATGAACGTTATTAATTTTACACGTATCTGGGAGCCATCCGTTTCCATCATAGATACATTGGCTGTAGTTGGTAACAATAACGTGCGGCAGGTGAAGCAGAGTAGTCAGTACTTCGATGGGCTGGGACGGCTATTGCAGACGGTAAGTAAAGGAATGGGTACCGGTGAGAAGGATATCGTTGCTCCGGTGGTGTACGATGCTTTCGGCCGGGAGCAGTTTAAATACCTGCCTTATGTATCTCCGGGTAGTGATGGGAAGTTTAAGACAAATCCTTTTGCAGAGCAGTCGCAGTTTATGAGCGGATATTACCCTGGAGAATCTGTTTACTACGGCGAGACGGAGTTCGAAGCGTCTCCGCTGAACCGGGTGATGAAATCCTACGCACCGGGTAACAGCTGGGCACGTACAGGCGGTAACCGCCCTACGGGTACGGAGTACCTGGTGAACACGGCCGCTGATGCGGTAACGATCTGGGATATGCCTATTAACGGCACTTTGCCTTCCCGCGTGGGTGCCTACCCGGCAGGTGAGCTGTACAAAAATGTGGTGAAGGACGAACGTGGTAAAAGTATTGTGGAGTTCAAAGACAAACAAGACCGGGTGATCCTCAAGAAAGTACAGCTGGCTGATAACGTAGCGGATGGACATACCGGCTGGCTTTGTACCTACTACGTATACGATGATCTCAATAACCTGCGCATCGTATTACCACCGAAAGCGGTGGAATCCCTGATCAGCAATAACTGGACCTTTGCTGCCGGGGTAGCGGAGGAGTTATGTTTTCAGTATAAATACGATGGCCGCCGCCGGATGATCGAAAAGCGGGTGCCGGGTGTAACGGCGCCTACGGAGCTCGTGTACGATGTCCGCGATCGGCTAGTATTCAGTAGAGATGGTAACCTGGCTGCTGCCGGCAAGTGGATGGTCACCTTTTACGATGGGCTGAACCGACCTACTATGACGGCTTTTTATGCCAGCACAGATGCCCGGGATGCCTTGCAGACGGGCATGAATGCCGCGGTTTCCAATACGACAACAGTTACGTACGACTTCCCGGTGCCGGGTGTACTGACCGCGAGTGAACATGATGGCCGACCCAAATACCAGGCTTCTCAAAGCATAGATTTTACAACTGGTTTTGATACCAACAGTATGGATACAGAAGGGGAGATCGTACCGGGAGGTAAGTCGGGAACTACCATACTGACGGTTACCAACCCGCTGCCTACCCTGGACGCGAACAAAGTCGATCCACTGACCTATACTTTTTACGATAACTACGATTACACGGGCGCACATGCGCTGCGGGCTGCCGATCTGAGTAAACCCCAGAGTACAGATCCTGCCCGCGAAGTAGCCACCGCTGCCAGCATTATGACCCGCGGGATGGTGACCGGTACTAAAGTGCGTGTACTGGGCACTAATCAGTGGCTCACTGCTACTTCCTACTACGATGATAAAGGCCGGGTAATACAGGCCATTGCTGATAATGTGAGTGGCAACCAGGATGTGATAAGCACCTTGTGTGCTTTCAGTGGCCAGGTGCTCAGCACTTACCAATACCATAACAATGCGAAGAGTGTCCCTACTACCACTACCCGTATACTCACGGTGCTGGACTATGACGATGCCGGCCGGTTACTCACGGTACGTAAACAGGTGAATGATCAGCCTTTAAAAGTACTCGCTACCAACGAATATGACGCGATGGGGCAGCTGAAGACCAAAACCCTGGGAAATAACCTGGAGACACTGAACTATGCCTACAACATCCGTGGTTGGCTGAAAGGGATCAACAAAAACTACATTACCGCCAACGAAACACATTTCTTCGGTACGGAGCTGCACTATGACTATGGTTATACTGCCAGCCAGTACAACGGCAATATCGCCGGTGCTACCTGGCGGAGTGCCGGAGATGGACAACGTCGTTCTTATGGTTACGGCTACGACGCAGCTAACCGTCTGCTGAAAGCGGACTTCACCGAAGGGAATGGCAGCACCTGGGCTGTCGGCGCGAAAAACTTCAGCATGCAGATGGGAGATGGTGTGAACGCGACTTCCGCCTACGATGCGAATGGTAATATCAAATCCATGACCCAGCAAGGTCTGAAAGGCACGAGTAGCGCCCCGATCGATCAGCTGACGTATGAATATTTAGCGAACAGTAATAAACTGAAAGGTGTGACCGATGCGGTGAATGATCCTACTTCCACATTGGGAGACTTTAAAGAGATCAATGGCACCAGTACGAACGACTACGCCTACGACAGCAACGGTAACCTGACCCAGGATGGCAACAAAGGTATCGCTGCGGGTGGTATCACCTATAATCACCTGAACCTGCCGGTGCAGATCACCGTAGCCGGTAAGGGCACTATCTCCTACCTGTATGATGCCGCAGGCGCCAAACTGCGTAAGACCGTGGTAGATAATACCGGTGGCACTCCTAAAACCACTATCACCGACTACATCGGTGGGTTCGTCTACCAGAATGACACCTTGCAGTTCTTCTGGCACGAAGAAGGCCGGGTACGCTGGGTAGCCGGTGGGCCGGTATTCGACTATTTCTTAAAAGACCACCTGGGCAATACCCGCATGGTGCTGACCGAACAGACGGACTTCTCCATGTATGCCGCTACGATGGAATCATCCAATGCAGCGAAAGAGAATGCGCTATTTAGCAATATCGAAGAGACGCGTACGGCCAAACCTGTGGGTTATCCATCCGGGCAGGATCAAAACGAATTCACCGCCAAGCTGAACGCCAAAAGCGGTGGCAAAAAGATCGGTCCGTCGCTGGTACTGAAAGTAATGGCTGGCGACACCATCCAGCTGAGTGCCCAGGCGTTCTATAAATCACAAGCACCTTCCAATAACAAAATCGCTACCCCGGTAGAAGATATGGTCGCCGACCTGGCGGCCGCCTTCAGCACCAGCACGCAGGAGTCCTCGATACATGGCAATGCGCAGCAGTCCGGTAACAGTCCTTTTACCAGCAACTTCTACAGCAATGATTACCAACGCCTGAAAGAACGTGACCAGGACCCGAATCAGCCCGATAAACCTAAAGCCTACCTCAACTTTGTATTGTTCGACGAGCAGTTTAACTTAGTAGAAGATAACAGCGGGGTGAAACAGGTGAAAGCAGAGCCGGATCAGTTGCAGCAGTTAGCCGTCGATAAGAGGGTGATGAGCAAGAGCGGTTATCTGTATGTGTATACTTCCAATGAAAGTCAGCAGGATGTGTTCTTTGATAATGTAATGGTGGGTAGAGCCGCAGGGCCTATCCTGGAGGAGACACATTATTATCCATTTGGATTGACGATGGCGGGGATCAGTAATAAAGCCATTGGGCCGTTGGAGAATAAGTATCAATACAATGGGAAAGAGTTACAGTCGAAGGAGTTCGGAGATGGATCAGGATTGGAGTGGTATGACTATGGTGCAAGGACGTATGATCTGCAAAATGGAAGATGGGGAGTTGCCGATCCCAAAGTTGAGAAATACGAAGGGATCTCTCCATACACTTATACTTATAACAATCCTATTAGATTTATTGATATAAAAGGAGAAGATCCTGGTGACGTTGTTGTAGCCTTTGGTGGTGCAGATATTTTTGGAAAAAAGGGGAAAGGAGGTGCTCCATTAATTATTCAACAGTTACAACAGGAATATCTCAATAAAAAAGGTGGAAATGCAGAATCCTTTTATTCTAAATATTGGAATACATTTCATCTCAACGCGGAAAGTTTGGATAATGCGACGCAAAGCGCCTATGACTACGTGTTGGCAAATTATAATAAAGACAATGGTAAAGATGTTGAAGGTGGAAAAATAGTATTGGAAGGATACAGCTATGGAGGAGTATTGGCAATGCATTTGGCAGCTAGGTTGAAAAAAAACAGCGTCCCCGTTTCCTTATTAATTACAGTGGATGCTGCCGCAGGACCTGAATCAAATAATATTAATAGGACGGTGTCCTCAAATGTAGACAAGAACATAAATATTTATCAAACTAATCCCTCCATTGTAAGGTCACATGGGGACAAAAATAAAACGCAAGAGGGAAGCCAAACGAAGGTAGTGAACATAGATGTCACTAGTATTACCAATGAGCATGGCAAGATTGATGAATATGCTTTGAAAGCAGTTGTAAATAGGATTTTAGCGGATCTTAACAAGAAAAGAAAAGTAGATAATTAA